GGATAACTACTTGTATGAATGTCATTTATTCAAAAGTTAGTGGTTTGGTAGAGTTTTGCAATACCTTCGTGTTTTACTTGCTTCATTACATACTGGACCTGCTTTCTCTGAATTTTACTGGTTAATTTTGGCCTGATAAAGTGAACTTTGGTATAATTATCTACTAACGTTGTTCTCAATGTTGCTTGAAATAAGAGTTTGGAAGAATGTAATGTAGGAGCTGCACATTGAACTATTAGATGGAGAAGTTTTAATTCTCTGGGAAGCATTGCATGATACTAATGATGCGTAAGAGTTGATCCAAAACTATTTGCATCTCTTGGGCAGTTGAAAGAGCTAGTGATGGTTACTGCACATGGACTGCCTCGAGGTTTTCCTTATCGACTTATCTATAATCAGCGGAGTCTTTGGTAACTGACTGCTTACTCTTGAAATTCGTTATTGGAGAGCTTTGTCCTGTTTGTGATCTGTAGTTGAATTCAATGTCATTTTCGCAAGTCACTGGAGGAATCTTTATGGAGTGAATTTCCAAAATAAGGAGTAGATTGATAATCTATTTTTCAAGTCACTTCCACCAAAAACCATCAttcaccattttttttaaacttctTTTGATACCAATATTTGTTATTCTTTTGGGAGTGAATAGATAAATTATTTGGTCGTATTGGAATAAGTAAATTGTTTCTACCATTTCTTAATGtgactttatttattttacagTATCTTTTTCAGTGCTAATAAAAATTGCTTATGTTGCTGTTGGAGTTATGCTCTGTGAGTATTCATTTTTTATATCTATACTGTTAACAGAGTTTTTCTCGAATTTCAAGTTGGGATTGTTTTATCAAGTTTTTGATAAATGCAAAACCACTTATATGTTTTGTGACATAGGCAAACATTGCTAGGTTGTCAAATTTTGACATGCAGTTTGTATAGATGTGGTTAGAGATGGTTTTGTGACTCTACTAAGAAACTTAATACATGTCTGTTTTATCTAGTATGTGCATACTAGAGATAAGAGCTATTTGGAATGATAAAGGTAGTGGAATTTCTTTCTTAAGCCTCCTTTACAATGATCAAGGAGTAAATTGTAACTTGATGAACTCCCAAGCCTTCTGCAGCTCAGGTTTACATGCACACAATTTAATTGATCTGGTATTCtttgaatttaattttggaaTGGTAATGTTATCCACTATAACTGAAACCTGGAAGAATGATAAGCTAAAATAACCTGAGGTCCTTTGCTGCATTTCTGACGAGTTGAGAAGAGTGTATTCAGTTGTCTTAATAGCAGATCTTGACTGTTTTGGTATGCTATTCCTTATGTGCCTTATTCTATTTTGCATGTTTTCCTGTTGTTTTTTTATTCTCCAGTTGTACTTGCCGTGTGCGAGTTTCCCATTTTGaggtttattatttttttaattagggTAAAAAGAAGACGGAGGAAAAGCATATTGCGTCCTTGTTCAGCGGAGAAACTTCTAAGTCATTCTACAAAAGAGCTTGAACCAGAGAAAGAATATGAACATGCTGTGAGCAAAGGtgaggaaaggaagaaagacaTGGCAAAAGCCAGAAAAGAGGAGACAAAAGCTGGTGACTCTGAGGATGTACTTCCAGGGATTCCACCAGTTCCTTCGAGCAACCACCCAAAGTCTGGTGTAGCATTTGTTCTTGAAAAAGCTTCACTTGTGCCTGCTTATGTCGGAAGGGTAGATGAGGATAATACTCTTCAACTTTTGCATtctctaaatatttattttgtttttgctttctTCAATTTGTTCAAAGGGTATTACATAATTAGGCTCAATGCTTTCATACTTGTATTTTGATGCATGATTAAATTTCAAGCTggtttctctttttattttcccTCAGACATACGAGATATTGAATCCAGACAAGCATGCTGATTTTTTAAGAAAGAAGAACATGAATCCTTATGATTACAGACCTGATATTGTCCATGAGGTAATTTTCGTACTTGATGAATGCTATGATCTAGACATAGTTgttgaatttggaaatttacCTTGATGATATTACTTGCAGAGTGTTTAGTAGTTTTGTGGCTTTTCATCTGTTAAATTCTTTCTTGCTGAAGATGATACTGTGAATATCTCAAGGAAATTCCTTTGTATCCGTTATCAATCTgctcatgtttttttttttgtggaatttttatatttgatttttataaaCTCTGATGTCTCAGTTTAGACAAAAATGATCTCGATCTGCTCTTTGCTTGCTCACTTTACTCTGTTCATGTGCTAGACATACACCTGtatcttttctttcttaagATTATGAGTTGTGTAATTGAGGGTTGAGagaattattttctttatttgtttgtgAGATTCTAGTCTGACTATAAAATGCATCTCTGTTTCTTTGTATTATAGGCTGGTGTCATTGAAGTAGACACAAGTTAATAACTTGAAGTTGCATCTAGGTAATCAAATATGTGATCCGTAATTATACAGTTGAATGTAACCTCAGAAACTTAGTGTTTCCCATTCCTTTGATGGATCATCTTTCTTTGGCTTTAGTTTCTTGGTCAAGTTGGCTAGATTTTCCTTTTAATCTTATGATAATCAATTTGTAATTAAACTTTGTTGTAAATTAAACCACTATATATGGAAAGTCAATGATCTTGTGTTGTTTTTGGTCCTTTTTCTACCAAGTTTAAGGCAGGCTAACCATCCTCTAGATGgttcatttttgtttctttttctgcaAATGATATTCGATGTATTTCCTGCATTTAGATTGTACTTGTGAGTTGAAATCAGTTTGAGATTCAACATCCAAAGTAGAAGATGTGTATGAAatctttttccaaattttgtttgttgtttttcttcAGAAGCATTCTTGAaggtaattaaaaaattatgagCTCTTTATTCTTCACAGTCTCTGCTTATGATTGATCAGTCTCGGCAGATTTAGAGGTAGGTATAATTTCTACTTAAAGTTGTAAATGTTATAAATGTCATAATGATCTATATTTGTATACATAGAGAGAGGCATAAAAACAagtttatataatatattagcATATACACCAATAGCGACAATTGTATAttcactttctctttctctctctccatACATGTACATATACATGTACATGcattatatatatgtgtgtgggtGTGTGTGCGTGTGCTGGTGTGCATATTTCTTTATGTCTGTCATCCATGTTCTATTTTTCACTTTAGTAACTTATAAATGACCAAGTTCCCTGCATAAAATCTCAGGGCCTTGCTGATTTAGTTAATATTGTAGTATTTGGTCTTTTACCAACCAAAATTTCAGTAAGGGTTTTTTACGAGAGTTACAGTGCTAAGCCCTCATTCTGAGTCATAGCTTCCTCTATGTTTCCGGTTAAAGATGATCCATTCTTTACCATTACTCAGTTTTCAATCCCTGGCTGTTTCATGTCTTATAGATGTAGTCTAAATCTTGCTGTCATGGTAATAAGTAGCGAGGCATATTTTCGGTTTACCTAACCTTTATTTAAGTAATGGAGCATGGAGGCAAAGGATAACCAAATAAATTAGTTATTTCTCTATAGAATTCATTTATTATCGTTTTACTTCTTAATTCAGGAGAAGTTCTCTTCCTTTTGTGTGTTCCTTTGACAATATTCTTTAATTTGCATTGCCATTTTCTATGAAGTTTCCAGGTTTTAAAAATTCTGGCATTATAAAATCTCTTAAGCATGggaatttgaaatctatttaAACATGATTACAAATTCTATGGTTTTCCATGATCCTTACATACCTTTCTATGTGGCTTTCCTGAAATCTCTCAGCTTAATGATGTCAAAGAAAGAATATTAAATTACTTCTACTATGAGCTCATTTTTCTCTGGAATTTGTCGTGTATTTTGAATGCTGAGACCCTTAGATTGGAGAAAAGGGTCCTAGGGTAAGGAAAAATAGAAAGCGTAACTGACTGAGTTGACTAGGACTTTGGAGataaagataagaaggaaaagCATTTTGGACAGGCCTACTTCATTACACTTGACTTTGACaaagttctctctctctctctctctgtgtcGTTGTGGTTTGGTACTAAGTTATTTTGTGTAATCTATAGGGTTTTCATTGGGTTATCTGCCTAATCCGAGTTTCATAGTCTTCATAAAGACCAAAGCTTAAAAATGAATTAGaattttgtgtgtgtgtgagtgtgtttttttttttggtgcttcTACCTATAGTAGCCAGTAGGTAAAGAGAAAAGATAGGGGTGTGCATATCCAACAGCATTAAGAATGCATTCATCCACTTGCAATGTCTCCTTTGTAGGTCATTTTAGAAGTGAAAAGATTCCTGTTCTTTACTGACTTAAATACATTATAAATGCATCTGACATCTTGTGTATTGTTGGCCTTTCCATTTGTTTATGGTTGTATAAATGAACATCCATCTGAGGGAGTAGTATTCGGTATTTTGTTGACATCTTGTGTATTGTTGGCCTTTCCATTTGTTTATGGTTGTATAAATGAACATCCATCTGAGGGAGTAGTATTCGGTATTTTGTTACTTTTTGGCTGCTTCCATGCTTTCATGTTTTCCCATGTTCCATTAATAATTTGCGTTGCAGGTGATTCTTATCTTTTTTGTATAGCATTTAAATCAAGGAGCCTTCTTGAGCAGAATGCAGAGGGGTCTATATGCTGAGACCGACATCTTTGTGAATAGCTTTGGGCCTTGAGCCCTCCATagggccaaaaataaaataaaacaaaaagaaagaggaaaaaagtgCAAAGTACAGCAGCCTGGTTTATATGTGAAAGACATAGAGTAGTAAAATCTATtgattttgtatctggattttcTAAGTTCTCTGCATGGAAtgttttccttgtttcttgttCTGCCTATGAATGCTTGTATAGTCTCGTCATACCTTGTTTCCATATGACCGTGTGTGAAGGATCTATAATGTTCTATCTCCCAATGATCCCATTGTGGCAATAAAGTGCTATGTATCAGTCTGTTCTTGCTTGAGCCCatgtttttttctcttttattcaAAATCATGCTCACCTTGACCATCTGTTTTGCTACATCTTGTATCTCCAGATTCTCGTTGATATACTGGGCAGCCGACTTAATATGGCTGGTATGGTTCAGGCTGTGTTTGTTAAAACTGATCTAGGGCATCTTATCAAAATCAAGCCACATGTACGCATACCACCGACATTGGGCAAATTTTGTGCTATGATGTGTGAGTCTTCTATATTGTTTTATGTTTATTATATGTGCCCTTTTCACCTACCTACTCTCATTCTACTCATTTGCATTCCCCATATCACTTTAATAAATGATACAGCCCAGTTGTTGCAGAAGTTTAGTATCAAAGCTAGGGGTGGGGGTGAGAAACTAATGCAGTTGATTGACAACCCTTTGGTCAAGCATTTGCCTGTTAATTCTCGAATAATAGGTAATCTGTTGAATTTGCTCATTTTATGGAAaatgcatctttcttttgtttatttgacAATGTAGAAAAGTTTTATGGTTCAGGGCTTTCTGTTAGTTCACCAAAGGCTGTAAGGTTGCGGGACTATGTTGATGATGTGGGCAATGATTGCACTCCTGTATTTGTGGTACGGCTTTAGGTCTCCTCGGATTAATTGTCTTAATTAGATTTACTATTGTTTTTTCTGGTAGGCCACttctaaaattttgaaaacttcCCAACAGATTGGTGCCATGGCTCATGGGAAAATTAATAGTGACTACACAGATGATCTTATATCAGGTACTGTTTTTATATGCACCTACATGCTTGAAAATACACATTTCCTGTGAGTAAAATGGCTTTGCGTATGATTGGCCTTTTTTCTTTATATGTTAATATCTTGTCTGGATTTTGTACTTGTAGTTTCTGCACTTCCTTTGAGTGCAGGTGTCTGTGTGAGACGTATATGCTACGAATTGGAGAGGAAATGGAGGATCTTATGAAGTTTTTATTTGTAAGACTCTGTAGTTTGCTAACAAGAATGCTCATTGATTTTTCTACACTTGTCTGATATTTGGTTCCAATATGTATGTGAAAGTAGGGGTAATTCTCGCTGTGAACCTTAGTAGCTCACCAGACAAGGCAGAAGTTTCTGAAAGTTCAGTTATTGACacaattttcttctttaatatcaCATTATGATAAGGTATTTATCAGCTATTACAGTATATGAACTGACTCGGGTTTTGGAACTTTTGGTTGTGTATTCTTGCTTCATTTaatccagttttttttttatccatcTCTAGCTCTAATTACTTACTATTCATTCATTCACCTTTTCAGTTTGTCTGTTGCTTCTTGGTATTGGCAGTAAGGTGAACCTAATGAGTGAACTGCATCCTTATTTTCATTGACAATTTTAGGGGACCCCGTACACTTCTAATGCACTTTTTAAGAATTCTTGTGGGTCCGAGTATTTTATTGTCTCAGTAATTTACGTTTGCTACATATAAAAGAATAATTAGTCAATGTTGTGAATATCTTAGGAtagagtcttttttttttttcgaatcaCTAGTATGACATTGTTACAATTGGTTCTATATTGGGAGAAAGGGGACGGGGATGGAGATATTGAATCTATTGAGAGACTTGAAGGGGGCTAGATAACCTTCGCCCATGTTCCAAGAAATTTTGGAGAGGAAGAGCAGTTAGGAAGGTCTGACTCCCTGACCTACGTCCTTGGAGGGACTTAGTCCTTCCTCTGGTGGCCAATTTAGCTGGCTCAATTTGTTTTAGAATAGAGTCATGCCTAATTAATTGGGAGAATTTACAGGAATGCGTAACTTGACCCTCTGAATGAAATTAATGACTTCTGTCTTTGATTATCATTTCTTCTCTTTAACTGGTTTTTCTTCCTAGTGGTATGGCTCTTTGCAGTAGCATTTTTTGCATGTGAAAAACAGCCATTAAGAATTCTCAATTTCTAATTATAAATTTTTGTTATCGTAATTACTAAAAGTTTCAAATAGCCAACTAAATTATAATTCAACTAGTTATTCACGTAGGCGTTTTctatcttcaattttttttttgttttttttttaatgaacaTGGAGAccaaaaaactaaacaatgaATTTTGTACACTTGATTTTGCATCATGTCGGCCAACGAAAGCATCATAATAAACAATAAATTTGTACACTTGATTTTATCCAGAAAATTCAGAAATTACTAAACCATAAATTATTTCTCAATCATCAACCTTGTTTAGCTCCGATACCACTTATTAGTGCTTGTTTATATTAACTATTGGTGAAAACTATCACCTATTAAACTCAAAATCTTTACGGTagttattaagaaataaattaataacAAAATTGTGGAAGCATACCTGGATCCATGTTGACTGACTGATATTTGAATCCTTAAAGTCTTAGGACGACCTTCCAGATCAACATATATTCGATGTTCTTTTGAGAGAGCCCTTTAGTTTTTCTCTGGTATCTTTTTTTAATGATGGAACATCAAGAGAAAGTTGTTTTGTAGTACTAAAGTACGACAATAATAATATGTGTGACTTAAGAACCATAACCTTACttatagaaaatttttttgttatcatttaaattcctatttcaatccatcataaaaatataaataacacTTAAATTTCTACACATTAAAGACCCATATTCTATTAGATATATTAAACCTCAAATCATAATTAATTACTTTAATTGAATTTAATCTTATTTGACGATCTGTAACTCATAATTATTCACATGCGAGTCTAACGTTGGATTAAAGATCTAACAAGCTGATCACTGGAATTCAACCAACTTTGCTGGGTGCATTTAAGGATTAGCCTCGTCTTTCTTCGTATATCAGGTTTGGAAGGCAAGGAATGCAGCTATGTTCCGATACATTCCTTGCTTTTCTACTCGCATTTTGTTAGCTATTACTTCAAATGTCCAAAACGTGGTTCTGACTTGGGAGCCTGCTCAAGAACTCAGAAAATTGGAGGCTCGTTTTGGGGTGGAACATTCCTCTTACTTGTTAAGTATAGGTTGACTGGAAATGTAAATAGTTAGTGTCTGatagagaaaaaaagaagactTTTCCTCTGTGTACAAACTTCACTGatttttttatcaataaaaccttTACAATTTTCCCCCAGAAAAAATTATTTAGTTCTTTTCATTCATTGTGTTAAAGTCAAATTTTTGGCCAAATCTGGGCCATTTGTTGGTCATGCCATGTATCCTAGTCATAACATCTAAAAATTGGGCGGGCAATATGAAACTACATCTAAACAAATTGCCAATTGTTCTATAGTGACAAATCCATGTGTTTCAAGTAATGGTTTCATACTTGTGGGGATTAATTCAACTTCAACATTATTGTGGATGCGTGGTTAGAACATAAGCAGATTaagagagagggagggagagagagagaggatatAACTGAGGGAATTTAGAAGGGGAACTGTTTTATTGTCTAGTTgtttgaaataaaatttttcatcatATCTAACAAAATTTTATAGTACACTGTGATGTATACTGTGATATAAATTATATTCATTATATGAGCCCTAAAATTTTTCAACCTCCCTATTTCTCCGCTCCGCGTCCCACATCGATCTGTTGGAGTCTGTGAGTTTAGAATTTAAGATCCATAGGAGGCTTTAAAAGTTAGCGCCTTTTGGGGTTCTTTTGTGGGGTTAGCTTAGATGTTAAGTTCGCCGATTTCAGTGGAAAGCCCTAAAATTTTttctagtgcaaaaagttcATTTGGCCCTCAAACTTTTAGCCCTTTAAATATTCGTTGTATCCTTTTGGCCCTTAGATTGTCAAAAATGTATACTTGTGACTCTTTTCGTTAGCTTGAAAGGTTAAAGTCAACATATAGAGCATCAAGTGCGATACATGAATGAAactaaaaagtttttttttttccgaagtAGTAAAGGGAGCACCCAAATTGTAAGATTTTTAGTTGAACAAAATTAGGACGTACAAATGAATCATATATTCGGACCAATCATGACATGAAAACGTCATCAGTATAAAATATTGGCAAATTAAGTTGACATATAGTGGTTCTTGAAGTAACCAGAAAAAGTTGCAATAGTGCAAAGTTGAATTATGAATTTTAGATTATTTCATATCATATTTTTTCTCGCTACTTCAAGGAACATTTTTATGTAAAACTCAAAAGATTTGGTGGAAGATCTATAAAATGATAATAGAATTACGATCTAACACTTTGTGAGATCCATTTAAAATGAGTCCAAATTTGGTATCTATGCACAAAATGAGGTCCGGATGTGTAATTTCATCAAAATTTGACAATGATAAAGTGATGGTCAACCCTCGGTCAATGACGGCTAATTGGTGGCTAATTGCAGTTAACTAGTGGTGAAATGGTTATAGTGGTCACCAAACCTGATTTAAGGAAGAAGAGATCAAATTTACATCGTTTTGCACTACATTCCATTAGAGTTAACAATTTAATTTGAC
Above is a genomic segment from Coffea eugenioides isolate CCC68of chromosome 5, Ceug_1.0, whole genome shotgun sequence containing:
- the LOC113770959 gene encoding ribosomal RNA small subunit methyltransferase nep-1-like isoform X2, with product MVTAHGLPRGFPYRLIYNQRSLWVKRRRRKSILRPCSAEKLLSHSTKELEPEKEYEHAVSKGEERKKDMAKARKEETKAGDSEDVLPGIPPVPSSNHPKSGVAFVLEKASLVPAYVGRTYEILNPDKHADFLRKKNMNPYDYRPDIVHEILVDILGSRLNMAGMVQAVFVKTDLGHLIKIKPHVRIPPTLGKFCAMMSQLLQKFSIKARGGGEKLMQLIDNPLVKHLPVNSRIIGLSVSSPKAVRLRDYVDDVGNDCTPVFVIGAMAHGKINSDYTDDLISGVCVRRICYELERKWRIL
- the LOC113770959 gene encoding ribosomal RNA small subunit methyltransferase nep-1-like isoform X1, translating into MVTAHGLPRGFPYRLIYNQRSLWVKRRRRKSILRPCSAEKLLSHSTKELEPEKEYEHAVSKGEERKKDMAKARKEETKAGDSEDVLPGIPPVPSSNHPKSGVAFVLEKASLVPAYVGRTYEILNPDKHADFLRKKNMNPYDYRPDIVHEILVDILGSRLNMAGMVQAVFVKTDLGHLIKIKPHVRIPPTLGKFCAMMSQLLQKFSIKARGGGEKLMQLIDNPLVKHLPVNSRIIGLSVSSPKAVRLRDYVDDVGNDCTPVFVIGAMAHGKINSDYTDDLISVSALPLSAGVCVRRICYELERKWRIL